A genome region from Syntrophorhabdaceae bacterium includes the following:
- a CDS encoding DUF4013 domain-containing protein, with product MDMVPFVQLTLNSRYIARWIFAGLILYIPVLNFLSLGFLSRTSRLVIVGSGIGLPTWQEKYEIWIEGVKLLFIFILYNAIPFFMFSSGFFLTTLNSFTAFFGHIFKILSFVALIVCSFLVPFAFVTFAEHMDFRRAFEFETIFAGIKQVFFEYLIGYGIALCGLYVCVWIMRIPYLGFICSSIISYYILLVSAYYFTELYKKTRLSAVQAPTETELAKE from the coding sequence TGCGGGGCTCATCCTTTATATTCCCGTGCTCAACTTTCTATCACTCGGATTTCTTTCCAGGACTTCCCGCCTTGTGATCGTCGGGAGCGGCATCGGGCTTCCCACATGGCAGGAGAAATATGAAATCTGGATAGAGGGGGTGAAACTCCTCTTCATCTTTATCCTCTATAATGCGATACCATTTTTTATGTTCTCAAGTGGGTTCTTTCTCACCACGTTGAATTCCTTTACGGCCTTCTTTGGGCATATCTTTAAGATACTCTCCTTTGTTGCCCTGATTGTCTGCTCCTTTCTCGTACCTTTTGCCTTTGTCACATTCGCGGAGCATATGGATTTCAGAAGGGCCTTCGAATTCGAAACCATTTTCGCAGGGATCAAACAGGTTTTCTTTGAATACTTGATCGGTTACGGGATAGCTCTCTGCGGGCTCTATGTCTGCGTTTGGATCATGCGCATTCCTTACCTCGGCTTTATCTGTTCTTCCATTATCAGTTATTACATCCTGCTCGTCTCGGCTTATTATTTTACAGAGCTCTATAAGAAAACGAGGCTTTCTGCCGTGCAAGCTCCGACCGAAACTGAGCTCGCCAAAGAGTAA
- a CDS encoding divalent metal cation transporter gives MYWISKSIHILGRFRTRLFLFLVILGPGLITMIADNDAGGISTYAVTGAKYGFNLLWIFFILVPMAYYIQEMTVRLGAVTKRGHAEAIFDGFGSFWGWFSIVDLAIVNWLTLVTEYIGMTAAMTIFGIPPIVTFIVVTLILMSIVVTGRYWTFEKLTLLFCGFNFVYIPAAFWAMKTGNAPGWGAAFKGFYLPTLPGGFTTDLLFIIMANIGTTITPWQIFFQQSAVVDKGLDIKDVKYGKIDTFVGSFLTCLVAAFIIITTAAAFFYHNPPILVEDARQTADAIVPLLPLGKGAWARALFAIGLFDAGFLGALCISLSTSWAVGEVFGWAHSLNKGVKDAPWFYVIYLLCLGTAGSVVLIPGAPLITITMFVQVVAVTLLPVALIFLLLLLNDEPLMGAHKNTPWQNVANVSITLFVIIMSTLFGISVLFPGLFGQG, from the coding sequence ATGTACTGGATCAGCAAGAGTATCCATATTCTGGGCCGGTTCCGCACGCGGCTTTTTCTTTTCCTGGTCATCCTTGGACCCGGTCTTATCACCATGATAGCGGACAACGATGCCGGGGGTATCTCAACCTACGCCGTGACCGGCGCAAAATATGGATTCAACCTCCTCTGGATCTTCTTCATTCTGGTGCCCATGGCTTATTACATCCAGGAGATGACGGTAAGGTTGGGCGCTGTGACAAAACGCGGCCACGCTGAGGCGATCTTCGACGGCTTCGGGTCATTCTGGGGATGGTTTTCCATCGTGGATTTGGCCATCGTCAACTGGCTCACGCTTGTGACGGAATATATCGGTATGACCGCGGCCATGACGATCTTCGGCATACCGCCGATTGTAACCTTCATCGTCGTGACGCTTATTCTCATGAGTATTGTGGTCACGGGACGTTATTGGACTTTCGAGAAGCTGACACTTTTGTTCTGTGGATTCAACTTCGTTTATATTCCTGCCGCCTTCTGGGCCATGAAGACGGGAAACGCGCCGGGCTGGGGCGCTGCGTTCAAGGGTTTTTATCTTCCTACCCTGCCGGGCGGTTTCACTACGGACCTTCTTTTCATCATCATGGCCAACATCGGCACCACGATCACCCCCTGGCAGATCTTTTTCCAACAGAGTGCCGTGGTCGATAAGGGGCTCGACATCAAGGATGTGAAATACGGCAAGATCGATACCTTTGTGGGCTCCTTTTTGACCTGCCTCGTTGCCGCCTTCATCATTATCACCACAGCCGCCGCATTCTTCTACCACAATCCGCCGATCCTGGTCGAAGACGCGAGACAGACCGCGGACGCCATCGTACCACTCTTGCCCCTTGGCAAGGGGGCATGGGCACGGGCGCTTTTCGCCATCGGTCTGTTCGACGCGGGATTCTTAGGGGCGCTCTGTATATCCCTCTCCACGTCGTGGGCCGTGGGGGAAGTCTTTGGATGGGCACACTCCCTCAACAAGGGCGTCAAGGATGCCCCCTGGTTTTATGTGATCTATCTTCTCTGCCTCGGTACGGCAGGTTCGGTGGTACTTATTCCCGGTGCCCCTCTTATTACGATTACTATGTTTGTCCAGGTGGTGGCCGTTACCCTGTTACCGGTAGCGCTTATCTTTCTTCTTTTGCTTTTGAACGATGAACCGTTGATGGGCGCACACAAGAACACGCCCTGGCAGAACGTGGCCAATGTGAGCATCACCCTTTTTGTGATTATCATGTCGACCCTGTTCGGTATTTCTGTTCTCTTCCCGGGACTCTTCGGGCAGGGATAG